Proteins from one Sabethes cyaneus chromosome 2, idSabCyanKW18_F2, whole genome shotgun sequence genomic window:
- the LOC128733548 gene encoding electron transfer flavoprotein-ubiquinone oxidoreductase, mitochondrial, with translation MARNILQLSKYPRVLLNTHRNYSEASAQFPKITTHYTVHPRDKDSRWAEVDMERFVDEADLLIVGGGPAGFSAAIRAKEIAAEKGQELRVCLVEKASEVGGHILSGACLDPIALNELIPDWKEKEAPLTTPVTHDKFSWLSKSGKFPIPIFPGWPMDNRGNYVVRLGHVVAWLGQQAEALGVEIYPGTAASEVLFHEDGSVKGIATGDVGISKSGAPKDTFARGMELHAKTTIFAEGCRGHLSKQLMAKFGLNAENEPQTYGIGLKEVWEIKPEHHTPGLVEHTIGWPLDKNTYGGSFLYHLNEPTPLVAVGLVVGLDYVNPYMSPFQEFQRFKTHPKVRHVFEGGNRIAYGARALNEGGYQSIPKLTFPGGCLVGCAAGFMNVPRVKGSHYAMKSGMLAAESACEAILSGQTQDKVGLEPKDYPDRIKESYVWKDLYKVRNARPSFHNAFGLYGGVAYSGFTLLLGGREPWTLSHGAPDHTRLKPAKEFKPIEYPKPDGKISFDLLSSVALTGTNHEGDQPAHLTLKDDTVPVKNNLDIYDGPEARFCPAGVYEFVPNDEGGNMKLQINAQNCIHCKTCDIKDVTQNINWVVPEGGGGPAYNGM, from the exons ATGGCAAGGAATATTCTACAGCTGTCCAAGT ATCCCAGAGTGCTTCTGAATACTCATCGAAACTATTCGGAAGCATCGGCtcagtttccaaaaataacaACCCACTATACGGTCCATCCTCGCGATAAGGACTCAAGATGGGCAG AGGTCGACATGGAACGCTTCGTAGACGAAGCGGATCTTCTGATCGTCGGTGGAGGTCCGGCCGGTTTCTCGGCCGCAATTCGTGCCAAGGAAATAGCCGCGGAGAAGGGTCAAGAGCTGCGAGTTTGTTTAGTTGAAAAGGCGTCCGAAGTCGGAGGACACATTCTATCGGGGGCGTGTTTGGATCCCATAGCTCTGAATGAGTTGATACCGGACTGGAAGGAGAAGGAAGCACCGCTCACTACGCCCGTAACGCATGACAAATTTTCCTGGCTGTCCAAAAGTGGAAAATTCCCTATTCCAATCTTCCCGGGCTGGCCTATGGATAATCGGGGGAACTACGTGGTTCGATTGGGACATGTAGTAGCCTGGCTTGGACAGCAAGCTGAAGCACTGGGTGTGGAGATTTATCCCGGTACTGCTGCGTCCGAAGTGCTCTTCCACGAGGATGGATCCGTGAAAGGTATTGCGACAGGAGATGTTGGTATATCGAAGAGTGGGGCTCCTAAAGATACGTTTGCCCGCGGTATGGAGTTACATGCCAAAACAACTATTTTTGCTGAAGGCTGCCGAGGTCATTTGTCCAAACAGTTGATGGCTAAGTTTGGATTGAATGCGGAGAATGAACCGCAAACCTACGGTATCGGGTTGAAGGAGGTTTGGGAAATTAAACCGGAGCACCACACCCCTGGTCTTGTGGAGCACACCATTGGATGGCCTTTGGATAAAAATACATATGGCGGATCGTTCCTGTACCATTTGAATGAACCAACTCCGTTGGTTGCTGTTGGACTTGTCGTTGGTCTCGATTACGTCAATCCGTATATGAGTCCGTTCCAGGAGTTCCAGCGATTTAAAACCCATCCCAAAGTGCGTCATGTATTCGAAGGTGGAAATCGGATAGCCTATGGTGCTCGTGCATTGAACGAAGGTGGTTACCAAAGCATTCCCAAGCTCACGTTCCCCGGTGGTTGTCTGGTGGGCTGTGCCGCCGGTTTTATGAACGTTCCGCGCGTGAAAGGCAGCCACTATGCAATGAAAAGTGGCATGCTTGCTGCTGAGAGTGCCTGCGAAGCAATCCTCTCGGGACAAACCCAGGATAAGGTTGGATTGGAACCGAAAGATTATCCGGACAG AATTAAGGAATCTTATGTGTGGAAAGATTTGTACAAAGTCCGAAATGCACGGCCTAGTTTTCACAACGCATTCGGACTGTACGGAGGAGTGGCGTACAGTGGATTCACTTTGCTGCTGGGAGGACGTGAGCCGTGGACACTCAGCCATGGTGCGCCGGATCACACTCGTTTAAAGCCGGCAAAGGAATTCAAACCGATCGAATATCCCAAACCTGATGGAAAAATTAGCTTTGATCTGCTTTCGTCGGTTGCTCTCACCGGAACGAACCACGAAGGAGATCAGCCAGCCCATCTTACCTTGAAGGACGATACCGTTCCGGTAAAGAACAATTTGGACATCTACGACGGGCCGGAGGCACGGTTTTGTCCTGCCGGTGTCTACGAGTTCGTACCAAATGACGAAGGCGGTAACATGAAGCTGCAAATCAACGCGCAGAACTGCATCCACTGTAAAACCTGCGACATTAAGGATGTGACGCAGAACATTAACTGGGTCGTTCCCGAGGGCGGTGGTGGTCCGGCCTATAATGGCATGTAA